From Hermetia illucens chromosome 6, iHerIll2.2.curated.20191125, whole genome shotgun sequence, one genomic window encodes:
- the LOC119660515 gene encoding probable fatty acid-binding protein, which translates to MAAWEGKKYKLEKSENLDAYMEALGVSAENRKLGNTIFPTVSLVKNGDEYEYTTASTVRNNVMKFKPGVEFDLDTLDGRKTKAVCHFENPNKLIQKDSTGTITREFTGTELVSTCTTNGITAVRYYKAV; encoded by the exons ATGGCAGCTTGGGAAGGAAAGAAGTACAAATTAGAGAAGTCCGAAAACCTGGATGCATACATGGAAGCGCTCG GAGTCAGTGCTGAAAACCGTAAACTGGGCAACACTATATTCCCAACTGTTTCCCTAGTTAAAAATGGAGACGAATACGAGTACACTACAGCTTCCACAGTCAGAAACAACGTTATGAAGTTCAAGCCTGGAGTAGAGTTCGACTTGGATACCTTGGATGGACGAAAAACGAAGGCTGTTTGCCACTTCGAAAATCCCAACAAGCTTATCCAGAAGGATAGTACAGGAACAATAACTCGTGAGTTTACCGGCACTGAATTGGTTTCG ACTTGCACCACCAATGGTATCACTGCTGTAAGATATTATAAAGCCGTTTAG